A segment of the Bacillus sp. es.034 genome:
CGAATTTACTGATGCCTACCCAATGACTGCTTCCGGAAAAATCCAAAAGTTCCGATTAAGGGAGCAGGCGAAGCAAACCGCCATCCCAAAAAAGCAAATGAAAAATTGAAAGCGTTTCCCCTTGAAGGGCATTTCTACCGTTATGGTGGAAGTGTCCTTTTTTATGATAATTTATATAATGAAAGCAGAGAATACTGAAATTTCAAAGATCATTTGATAAAATATAAGAAAGCTAGTTTAGTTGATTAACCGTAATGAAGTTATGTTAACAAGAGAAAGGGGTAACATGGTGTACGTTTTTGTCTATGGTACGTTAAGAAGACACGAAAGTAATCATTCCTTATTGAAGGATGCTTCATTGGTCAGGGAGCAAGCCTGGGTAGAAGGAATCCTATACGAAACGAATAGAGGTTATCCAGCCCTGAAAGAAGGCAATGGAACAGTTTATGGTGAAGTATATAAGATCGACACCGACATCTTATTGAAAATCGATGAACTTGAGGATTTCCTGGAAGATCGTGAAGAGAACCTGTTTATCCGCAAACGTAAGGAAGTGGTAACAGACACAGGCACCCGGGAAGCATTTGTCTATTATTCCGAAGACAAAGCTTTATTTCAAGAAGAAATTCCTTCAGGAGATTGGAAGGTCCATCAATTTCTTAAGGGGAAACCTGAAAGGACACTATATTTCGCATATGGATCCTGTATGGATGATGATCGATTTAAAATAGCCGAGGTCGATCAACATTTCAAGAATTGTCTTGGAGCGGGTGTGTTGGAAGGATATACAATGAAGTATTTATTTCAGGTACATGATGGTGGTCGTGGAGATATCATTGAAGATGGAGGAACGATGGAAGGGGTTGTATATGATATCCCCAAAGAGGCTGTAGAGTACCTGTTTACAAGGGAGGGGGTCACCCCGGGTTGGTACAGGGCGGCTTTCATTGACATACTGATAAACGGAAAATCATATAAGGATGTACTGACCTTTATTGTAAAGGTGAAATATGATGAAACATGTCCCCCCGATCATTACGCCAGGGAAATCCTCAGAGGAAGCCTTCCACATGTAAGTCAGTCTTATCATGAAAAACTGCAAAAACAGTTAATGGAAATAGGTATGACGAAAGATCAAGTGGAGAACCTCCTGGAGTCAAGTTAAAGTACGGACACTGCAAGCAGGAGTGGTTTTCGTCTTAATCAGATAGGGTATTGAATAAGTGACCAGGAGAGTCCCGGGAGAACACAAAATGCATTGTGTGAAAAGAGGTGTGTGATGGACTTTTTACTTCATTTGGTTGATCAATTTGGTTATATTGCCATGTTCCTATTCAGTTGGGTCGTGTTTGTGGGTTTACCGGTACCAAACGAACTGGCTGCCGCATTAGCCGGATATCTTTCTGAATGGAGGCATTTTAATCCGTACACCTCTTTTTTCTTTATGTATAGTGGATTGATCTCCTATGGAATTTTTGCTTTCATGAATGGACGTTATTTTGGCACTAAGCTAACATCCCGGATGAGGAATGGGAACAGATCCAAAAAGCTCATTGAAAACGGAGAAGCTTGGCTGAATAAATATGGTCCATTGGCGATTTCATTCAGCTATTTTATACCGGGTATCAGGTTATTCATGCCATATATTGCAGGTACAACAAGAGGGATCTCTTTCATGAAGTATCTTCTTTATGCCCTTCCATCAGCTTTTGTATGGGGAATCGTCTATTTTCAGATTGGACGGTACTTCCCTAAGAGCTTTCAGGAGCTGTTAGAGGAAATAAGCCTAAAAGCAGGAGTCGTTTTTGTCATTCTTTTTGTTACACTGATTATTTACGGACTCATCTACACAATGAAAAAAAGCAACACTACAACTAAGTGGAAAAAAGTAAGGTATCGGAAATAATAAAAGACTGATGGAGGTATTGTCATCAGCCTTGTTCATCTATCATGATCGTGAAATACTTTCCGAATATCCCTATCGCTTTAACCGTCGTTCTGGAACCGTTCTCATCCTCATAGATTTTGCCGATCGTGTTAAACAGCAAGTACCCATTCTTAATATTTGATCCGGTTTCAATCAAGGTTCTATAGGAATTCCCCTCCATTTTTTTGGTGCAAGTTATGGAAGCATGGCATTCGATATCGTATTCATTTAATAGCCAAGAGTAAAACTGTTCTTCATTCGGCCGGTGCGTGCTCATATAAAATAGCAGAAGGATGGAGAAAATCATCCCTATTCTGATTAATCCTTTTTTCACGGATATCGAACCTCTCCTAATATGTTATCTCCTATAATATACCATATAAAAATGTTGTGTTGTGTCAAAATCCTTAAAAAATCGACAAAAAAACTATATTATGAGTGCCGGTTATCGATTCAATCGAATTCTGGTTTAGATAGTAGTTGAACTAATGCGCCTGTAAGAATATACTAGTAGCATAGTTCCATTGAAAAGGAGGTTATCGACTTGATTCATAAAACTTGGACGGAGAATCATTCGAATAAAAAGATAAAGTGTGTACATACGGACGCAAAGAAATACACAGTTGCGAATGTCCTTACAGTAGGAAAAGAATATGAAGTGAAAAACGAATCAGAAGAATACTACTTCGTCATCGATGAAAGTGGCAAAATGGGAGGATTCTACAAAGAATACTTCGAAGAGGTCTAAACCATCCTCCAGCTGATTTTTTCCTGTACGGAAGAAATCAGCTTTTTCTATGTTAACTTTAAAAAGATATATTCATGATCTTGATATTAGTATTGCATTGTTCAACGTGCTTGAAAATTGGGATGGATGGGGAGACGACAAATGCAGCAATCATTTAGTAAACGGGTGGTTACTCTAGAGGATATGTCATCACTGAAAGAACTATTTATGAACTACGAACTAAAGGCATTTGGTGAAAGGCAAACCAGCGAAGAAGAAATCCATGAGATGGTGGAATCGATTCCAAAAACGGATCGCATTGGCCTTTGGCATAATGGGGAATTGGCTGCCCTCTCCATTTTGACTGAAAAAGATCATCGCCTGCCCTCTTTAATTCTTGCTAACCCAAATGAACATATGGGTCACTACATAAAGGAGATGGTAAAAGAATTAGTATCAACCGCCAGAATCGGAAAAAAGATGAATGGTGAAAACAAAACAATCATCTTATCTGCAAATCTTGAAGTAGAGAAAGAGACTCTCGAACAATCTGGGTTTACGGCAACCCGCTTTTGGTTTCAGATGAAAAAGGATCTTGAAGATTTGACGAGTACCTCCATTCCTTCTTCTTATCAGATAACAAGTTTCAATCCCGATACTGAAGCTCATTGTCTTCATGAACTGTTTGAAGAGGTTTTTTCGGACCATTTTGATTATCACCCAACTGAATTGGAAGAATTCAAGAAGCGTTTTCTTCGCCCTTCTTTCGATCCTACTCTTTGGTATCTATTGAAAGAAGGGGGCATTCTCATAGGATTTATCCTTTGTACTGTCAATGAAGAGACCAGGATGGGTGAGGTCTCTCATCTCGGTATCCAGAGAAGCTTCCGGCGCAGGGGACTTGCCCATCATTTACTTGATTACGCATTTCACAAACTGAAGGAACGCGGGATGAAAACCGCAGCCCTATCCGTAGACAGTGACAGCTATACTGACGCCACCATTGTCTATCAAAAAGCCGGCATGTATGTCTACAGGGGATTCACCCGATATGATTTGAACATATAAAAGCTTACCACACCCGGAAAAGGGTGTTTTTTTTCTGATCTGCTGAAATAATAAATGTATGCAGACCCTTTGCAGTGTAAGCGCTATTACATGTAGAATGACTAGTATGTGAATTGGAAAGGATGTCAAAGCATGAATTTGGAAAGACGACTACCGGAATCGGTCACTCGTATAATACATGAAAGAAAACAAGCATTTGCCCGTACTGAGAACCACTCATTGATTGGGGAAGGAGGATATACGGCAAGTGAAGAATATATCATCGAGGACAGCATCATTTCCCTTTCCCTGGGGAAAAACCTTCTCCTTAAAGGACCCACGGGGTCTGGGAAGACAAAGCTGTCCGATACATTATCATCGATATTCTCTCAACCGATGCACAGTATCAACTGCTCTGTTGATCTCGATGCAGAAGCATTATTAGGATATAAAACGATCAGCGAAAGGGATGGGAAAAATACCATCGATTTCATTGAAGGACCTGTGATCCAAGCAATGAAAAATGGTCACCTGCTCTATATCGACGAAATCAATATGGCCAAACCTGAAACATTGCCGATTTTAAACGGTGTGTTGGATTATAGAAGAAGTATTACGAATCCATTTACAGGTGAAGTCGTGAAAGCTGCTTCCTCATTTGGTGTTATAGCCGCTATCAATGAAGGGTATGTGGGTACGGTGCCGTTAAATGAGGCCATGAAAAATCGCTTTGTTGTTATAGATGTACCCTATATTGAAGGAGAAACGCTGAAGAGTGTCATTGAAAGTCAAAGTAAGCTTACGGATGACAAGCTCATCGGCCAATTTGTAAATTTATCTTCGGATTTATTGATCCAGGTTAAAAATGGCCAAATTTCAGAGGAAGCAGCATCCATTCGTGCTCTCCTTGATGCCTGTGACTTGGCTGTGTATCTCCCTGCCAAGCGTGCGAT
Coding sequences within it:
- a CDS encoding gamma-glutamylcyclotransferase family protein yields the protein MVYVFVYGTLRRHESNHSLLKDASLVREQAWVEGILYETNRGYPALKEGNGTVYGEVYKIDTDILLKIDELEDFLEDREENLFIRKRKEVVTDTGTREAFVYYSEDKALFQEEIPSGDWKVHQFLKGKPERTLYFAYGSCMDDDRFKIAEVDQHFKNCLGAGVLEGYTMKYLFQVHDGGRGDIIEDGGTMEGVVYDIPKEAVEYLFTREGVTPGWYRAAFIDILINGKSYKDVLTFIVKVKYDETCPPDHYAREILRGSLPHVSQSYHEKLQKQLMEIGMTKDQVENLLESS
- a CDS encoding DedA family protein, whose protein sequence is MDFLLHLVDQFGYIAMFLFSWVVFVGLPVPNELAAALAGYLSEWRHFNPYTSFFFMYSGLISYGIFAFMNGRYFGTKLTSRMRNGNRSKKLIENGEAWLNKYGPLAISFSYFIPGIRLFMPYIAGTTRGISFMKYLLYALPSAFVWGIVYFQIGRYFPKSFQELLEEISLKAGVVFVILFVTLIIYGLIYTMKKSNTTTKWKKVRYRK
- a CDS encoding DUF6501 family protein: MIHKTWTENHSNKKIKCVHTDAKKYTVANVLTVGKEYEVKNESEEYYFVIDESGKMGGFYKEYFEEV
- a CDS encoding GNAT family N-acetyltransferase; translation: MQQSFSKRVVTLEDMSSLKELFMNYELKAFGERQTSEEEIHEMVESIPKTDRIGLWHNGELAALSILTEKDHRLPSLILANPNEHMGHYIKEMVKELVSTARIGKKMNGENKTIILSANLEVEKETLEQSGFTATRFWFQMKKDLEDLTSTSIPSSYQITSFNPDTEAHCLHELFEEVFSDHFDYHPTELEEFKKRFLRPSFDPTLWYLLKEGGILIGFILCTVNEETRMGEVSHLGIQRSFRRRGLAHHLLDYAFHKLKERGMKTAALSVDSDSYTDATIVYQKAGMYVYRGFTRYDLNI
- a CDS encoding MoxR family ATPase translates to MNLERRLPESVTRIIHERKQAFARTENHSLIGEGGYTASEEYIIEDSIISLSLGKNLLLKGPTGSGKTKLSDTLSSIFSQPMHSINCSVDLDAEALLGYKTISERDGKNTIDFIEGPVIQAMKNGHLLYIDEINMAKPETLPILNGVLDYRRSITNPFTGEVVKAASSFGVIAAINEGYVGTVPLNEAMKNRFVVIDVPYIEGETLKSVIESQSKLTDDKLIGQFVNLSSDLLIQVKNGQISEEAASIRALLDACDLAVYLPAKRAIQRGIVDKLEDEREKAAILNIAETLFE